Proteins co-encoded in one Bremerella sp. TYQ1 genomic window:
- a CDS encoding DUF1559 domain-containing protein, which yields MPHALSMCSRRPKAFTLVELLVVIAIIGVLIALLLPAVQQAREAARRSQCINHLKQIGLAAHNHHDTFLKFPAALYNHNDGYAGNNESDQIGPNWAVKLLPFVEQTALHDLFEVNENQAATADKWNRDVALPNGELARAQEIPGYLCPSDAASKTPYNGVGGNWGRGNYAANGGFGSWWNDGESHTPNGYGTALNSDGAFTVNDGRNMSAVTDGTSNSVLVGEIRIGEVAGDQRGVWALGVSGSSVVNNFSRGDCHGPNDKNGNSDDVYDCQDFADGRGGCWENCPNTQAVSRSQHPGVVNLVLIDGSVRSISETIDQPTWAMMHAIRDGVPYEKP from the coding sequence ATGCCTCACGCCCTATCAATGTGCTCGCGTCGCCCCAAAGCCTTTACGCTTGTCGAACTGCTAGTTGTTATTGCCATTATTGGCGTCTTGATTGCCCTTCTCCTTCCTGCTGTGCAACAGGCCCGTGAAGCCGCGCGACGCTCGCAGTGCATCAACCATCTGAAGCAGATCGGTCTCGCTGCCCACAATCATCACGATACGTTTTTGAAGTTCCCCGCTGCTCTCTATAACCACAACGATGGCTACGCCGGCAACAACGAATCGGATCAGATTGGGCCCAACTGGGCAGTTAAACTGCTTCCTTTTGTCGAACAAACAGCATTGCACGATCTGTTTGAGGTTAACGAAAACCAAGCCGCAACCGCCGACAAATGGAACCGAGACGTCGCACTGCCCAACGGCGAGTTGGCACGAGCTCAAGAGATCCCTGGCTACCTCTGCCCTAGCGATGCCGCATCGAAAACTCCTTACAACGGCGTTGGCGGAAACTGGGGACGTGGCAACTATGCCGCCAATGGTGGTTTCGGCTCCTGGTGGAACGATGGGGAATCGCACACTCCCAATGGCTATGGAACAGCCTTGAATTCCGATGGCGCATTCACCGTGAACGACGGCCGAAACATGTCGGCAGTGACCGATGGAACTTCCAATTCAGTTCTCGTCGGCGAGATTCGGATCGGTGAAGTCGCAGGCGATCAGCGTGGCGTCTGGGCATTGGGAGTTTCAGGTTCCAGTGTCGTCAATAACTTTTCGCGGGGCGACTGTCACGGACCAAACGATAAGAACGGCAACTCGGACGACGTCTACGATTGCCAGGACTTTGCAGATGGCCGAGGTGGCTGCTGGGAGAATTGCCCGAACACGCAAGCCGTTTCGCGATCGCAGCATCCAGGCGTGGTGAACCTGGTCCTGATCGATGGAAGCGTTCGCAGCATCTCGGAAACAATCGACCAACCGACATGGGCCATGATGCACGCCATCCGAGACGGTGTCCCTTACGAAAAGCCATAA
- a CDS encoding PQQ-dependent sugar dehydrogenase — protein sequence MSFVKLPCLLLCLIPLLITVSGISAEDTSFDPSRLEVTTLGTQLKQPMELAVAPDGKVFYIEIKGQLKVYNPATRQTETVGEIEVTTAQENGLIGLALDPKFQENRWIYLQYSPPNFSGQHVSRFTLVDGKLDMESEKVLLKYEEQRLQCCHHAGSLEFGPDGCLFIGTGDNTHPHGDSHGYAPIDERQDKFPWDAQKSSSNTKSYNGKILRIRPLADGTYEIPDGNLFPKDGSIGHPEIYVMGCRNPWRINVDQKTGYLYWGEVGPDAGNDGARGPRGYDEVNQAKKAGNFGWPYFIADNQAYHDVDFTSEKIGSQFDPARPINDSPNNTGARELPPATEAFIYYPGASFDKFPEVGSGGRTACAGPTYDFDSNNKSETKFPSHYDRCLFIYEWSRHWILAVHLTGDSEIGSIEPFMPEQKFTRPVDLQFGPDGALYMLEYGETWGVNEDAKLVRIDYVRGNRPPIAVASVENNTGKQPLKVKLSSEGTIDKDNDALAYRWIAYRAGEETPQPQMISTSSNSEVTFNEPGVFNVELKVTDPSGAESIASVPVIVGNARPEITFVSPEQGDFFDSAEQIRYQLTIRDMEDGTSDFDAADALGIPEIDLEAPRRTAVNLSFGTGSIPNGSGSSGDDNDPIGLKRMKKSDCFNCHAVDSLRVGPAFLKVAEKYRNVPEAFEASVKRVREGSAGVWGKVPMLPHSQHSVDEIREMVSWVYSLEPDNAVRVFDGLVGNIQLTDAEVEKAGHVKLEASYRDLGAGDIPPLVGTSKIYLRKRTLEAEQADEVNGPRTLGGHTASDGKFLGAINHGHFARFDSIPFDRVGGLTFRVTSAGSGGRIEARLDQLDGPVIGTASIDVNGSWDAFHDVFTTIAPQKGRHTVFFVFQNEERQGGLMNLDTVTFEPATNQPPE from the coding sequence ATGTCGTTTGTGAAGCTACCCTGTTTACTGCTCTGCCTCATCCCACTGCTTATCACCGTCTCTGGGATTTCCGCAGAAGATACTTCTTTCGATCCCTCTCGTTTGGAAGTCACAACGCTCGGAACGCAATTGAAGCAGCCCATGGAGCTGGCCGTTGCCCCAGACGGCAAAGTCTTTTACATCGAGATTAAAGGGCAACTAAAAGTCTATAACCCCGCAACGCGGCAGACAGAAACCGTTGGTGAAATCGAAGTCACAACGGCCCAGGAAAATGGCCTGATTGGCTTGGCTCTCGATCCAAAGTTTCAGGAGAACCGCTGGATCTATCTGCAATACTCTCCTCCTAATTTCTCAGGCCAGCATGTCAGTCGATTTACTCTCGTCGATGGCAAGCTCGATATGGAAAGTGAGAAAGTACTTCTAAAGTACGAAGAGCAACGTTTGCAATGTTGTCATCACGCCGGATCTCTTGAGTTCGGCCCGGACGGATGTCTGTTCATCGGCACCGGCGATAACACGCATCCGCATGGCGATTCTCACGGATACGCTCCGATCGATGAGCGGCAAGACAAGTTTCCTTGGGACGCTCAAAAATCATCCAGCAATACGAAGAGCTACAACGGCAAGATTCTTCGGATCCGTCCGCTTGCCGATGGTACGTATGAAATCCCCGATGGCAATCTTTTCCCCAAGGATGGATCGATCGGACATCCCGAAATTTATGTCATGGGATGTCGCAATCCGTGGCGAATTAATGTCGACCAAAAGACTGGCTACTTGTACTGGGGAGAAGTTGGCCCCGATGCTGGGAACGATGGTGCCCGCGGCCCGCGCGGTTACGATGAAGTGAATCAAGCCAAGAAAGCTGGCAACTTCGGCTGGCCCTATTTCATTGCCGACAATCAAGCGTATCACGACGTCGACTTTACGAGCGAAAAGATAGGCTCACAGTTCGATCCTGCCCGACCGATCAACGATTCCCCCAATAATACCGGCGCCCGTGAACTTCCTCCGGCGACGGAAGCTTTCATTTATTATCCCGGTGCCTCATTCGATAAGTTCCCCGAAGTAGGGTCTGGAGGTCGCACGGCATGCGCTGGACCGACCTACGATTTCGATTCGAACAACAAAAGCGAGACGAAATTCCCGTCGCACTACGATCGCTGCTTGTTCATCTATGAATGGTCGCGGCATTGGATTCTTGCTGTCCACTTGACCGGCGACTCTGAAATAGGGTCAATCGAACCATTCATGCCTGAGCAGAAATTCACGCGACCGGTCGACCTACAATTTGGTCCTGATGGCGCGCTGTACATGCTGGAATATGGCGAAACATGGGGAGTGAACGAAGACGCGAAACTGGTACGAATTGACTATGTTCGAGGAAATCGCCCACCGATCGCCGTCGCGTCTGTCGAGAACAATACGGGGAAACAACCGCTTAAAGTCAAGCTAAGCAGCGAAGGGACAATCGACAAAGATAACGACGCATTAGCATATCGGTGGATCGCCTACCGCGCTGGAGAAGAAACGCCGCAGCCCCAAATGATCTCGACTTCATCCAATTCAGAAGTAACTTTCAACGAGCCAGGCGTCTTCAACGTGGAACTCAAAGTCACCGACCCAAGTGGTGCCGAGTCGATCGCCTCGGTCCCTGTTATCGTTGGAAATGCGAGACCTGAGATAACGTTCGTTTCTCCAGAACAAGGAGATTTCTTCGACTCGGCAGAACAAATTCGCTACCAACTGACAATCCGTGACATGGAAGATGGCACATCAGACTTTGATGCAGCCGACGCTTTGGGTATTCCGGAAATCGATTTGGAAGCACCTAGACGTACGGCGGTAAACTTGAGTTTCGGCACCGGGAGCATTCCCAACGGTTCCGGAAGCTCCGGCGACGACAACGATCCAATCGGGCTCAAACGCATGAAGAAGAGCGACTGTTTCAATTGCCATGCCGTCGACAGCCTTCGTGTTGGTCCTGCATTCTTGAAAGTTGCCGAAAAGTATCGAAACGTTCCAGAAGCCTTCGAGGCATCGGTCAAACGAGTTCGTGAAGGATCTGCGGGAGTTTGGGGCAAAGTTCCCATGCTTCCTCACAGCCAACACTCAGTTGACGAAATTCGTGAGATGGTCTCGTGGGTTTATTCGCTTGAACCAGATAACGCTGTCCGTGTGTTCGATGGACTCGTCGGCAATATTCAACTCACAGATGCCGAGGTCGAAAAAGCTGGGCACGTGAAGTTAGAAGCAAGCTATCGTGATCTGGGTGCAGGCGATATTCCGCCACTTGTTGGAACCTCCAAGATCTATCTTCGCAAGCGAACTCTTGAAGCGGAACAAGCTGACGAAGTGAATGGGCCGCGAACTCTCGGCGGTCACACCGCTTCTGATGGAAAGTTCCTCGGAGCAATCAACCATGGCCATTTCGCGCGTTTCGACAGCATCCCTTTCGATCGCGTTGGCGGGCTTACGTTCCGAGTCACCTCGGCTGGCTCCGGTGGAAGGATTGAAGCTCGCTTAGACCAGCTGGATGGCCCCGTGATCGGTACGGCCAGTATTGACGTCAACGGAAGCTGGGATGCGTTTCATGATGTCTTCACGACGATCGCCCCTCAGAAAGGACGCCACACGGTCTTCTTTGTCTTTCAGAACGAAGAACGCCAAGGCGGACTCATGAATCTCGACACGGTCACATTTGAGCCTGCGACCAATCAGCCCCCCGAATGA
- a CDS encoding sulfatase, whose protein sequence is MFRSILLFALPCVLTIGFSVNVSAAETKPNVVMLLADDLGYQDVGCYDGPVKTPAIDALARGGTRFEAFYSGCAVCSPSRATMLTGRHHIRAGVYSWIHDESQRSHLLLRENTLAEVLKEQGYATAHIGKWHLGLPTKKFDKPTPDQHGFDYWFATWNNAEPSHKNPRNFIRNGKPVGKLEGYSCQLVVDEAVDWLDNHRDGKKPFFLNVWFHEPHAPIAAPDDIVSEYGSLKDNAAIYSGTIDNTNRAIERLVEKLHSIDKPENTLIIYASDNGSYRDDRTGGLRGKKGVNWEGGIRVPGIFYWPGKIDAGKVIASDTPAGIVDIFPTVCGILGIIPPANRHLDGSDLTPLLVSGEGEFVRHQPMFWHLQRSRPIVAMRDGNYSLVAERDYEMSKNNMFQEAWIPRIKGGSYKNYQLFDLQQDPKQENDLAAQQPELVAKLKSKLLEINQSIMEDGADWHELQAD, encoded by the coding sequence ATGTTTCGTTCGATCTTGCTATTTGCTTTGCCCTGCGTGCTGACGATAGGTTTTTCTGTGAACGTATCGGCTGCTGAGACGAAGCCGAACGTCGTTATGCTTTTGGCGGACGATCTGGGTTATCAAGATGTCGGATGCTACGACGGGCCTGTCAAAACGCCGGCGATCGATGCGCTGGCACGTGGTGGAACTCGATTTGAAGCCTTCTATTCCGGCTGTGCCGTTTGTTCGCCATCACGAGCAACGATGCTGACGGGGCGTCACCATATTCGAGCAGGCGTATACAGCTGGATTCATGACGAGTCTCAGCGATCGCACTTGCTGCTGCGGGAAAATACCTTGGCCGAAGTCTTAAAGGAGCAAGGTTACGCGACCGCGCACATCGGCAAGTGGCATCTTGGTTTACCCACGAAAAAGTTCGACAAACCAACGCCGGATCAACATGGTTTCGACTATTGGTTTGCAACATGGAACAATGCCGAGCCAAGCCATAAGAACCCTCGCAACTTTATCCGTAACGGAAAGCCTGTCGGTAAGCTGGAAGGATATTCATGTCAGCTAGTCGTCGACGAGGCCGTTGACTGGCTCGACAATCATCGAGATGGCAAGAAGCCCTTCTTTTTAAACGTCTGGTTTCATGAGCCTCATGCGCCCATCGCCGCGCCGGATGACATCGTTTCTGAATATGGGTCGCTGAAAGACAACGCGGCAATCTATTCTGGAACGATCGACAATACAAACCGCGCTATCGAACGCTTGGTTGAGAAGTTGCATTCGATCGATAAGCCGGAAAACACGTTGATTATCTATGCTTCTGACAATGGCAGTTATCGAGACGATCGAACAGGAGGTCTTCGCGGAAAGAAAGGTGTCAATTGGGAAGGGGGGATTCGTGTGCCAGGTATTTTCTATTGGCCAGGCAAAATTGATGCAGGAAAAGTGATTGCCAGCGATACACCAGCGGGAATCGTTGATATCTTTCCGACTGTCTGCGGAATTTTAGGAATAATTCCTCCTGCGAATCGCCATCTTGATGGAAGTGATTTAACGCCGCTACTCGTTTCTGGAGAGGGGGAATTCGTACGCCACCAACCGATGTTCTGGCATTTGCAACGTTCGCGTCCGATCGTGGCGATGCGTGACGGAAACTACTCGCTCGTAGCTGAACGCGACTATGAAATGAGCAAAAACAATATGTTCCAAGAAGCCTGGATCCCACGGATTAAAGGTGGAAGTTACAAGAACTATCAACTGTTCGACTTACAGCAGGATCCCAAGCAAGAAAATGACCTTGCCGCACAGCAGCCGGAACTCGTTGCGAAGTTAAAATCAAAGCTTTTAGAGATCAACCAAAGCATCATGGAAGATGGTGCCGACTGGCATGAACTGCAAGCTGATTAG
- a CDS encoding DUF4259 domain-containing protein, producing MGAWGYEIFDNDTACDWQDRLLRSKGVCLIEEALQDVVDTSQGKIDTDVAIRMLAACEALAHLRGRPGLQEASLDCLAAWSQSQQGVETDHLVSLAHQALPRIKSEACQLRRLWEVSGQYDQWLATIDDVARRIA from the coding sequence ATGGGTGCCTGGGGATACGAGATTTTCGACAACGATACCGCTTGTGATTGGCAAGATCGTTTACTGCGAAGTAAAGGAGTCTGCTTGATCGAAGAGGCGTTGCAGGACGTCGTTGACACGTCCCAAGGGAAAATCGATACGGATGTTGCGATCAGAATGCTTGCGGCCTGCGAAGCACTTGCCCACCTTCGAGGGCGTCCTGGCCTTCAAGAAGCGTCGCTCGATTGCCTAGCCGCTTGGAGCCAATCGCAACAGGGTGTCGAGACGGATCACTTGGTTAGTTTAGCTCACCAGGCACTGCCTCGAATCAAGTCGGAAGCTTGTCAGTTGAGGCGACTATGGGAAGTAAGTGGGCAGTACGATCAGTGGCTCGCTACGATTGATGACGTGGCACGGCGTATTGCTTAG
- a CDS encoding M28 family metallopeptidase, with protein sequence MAFDKNSIHAQLRQHVDCLATEIGPRILAKPDTIEATSSYLISQWHKMGYEVREETYESSDGPATNLIVEIEGTQATNEVIVLGAHYDTIATTPGADDNASAVAVLLETSRLLRGLRPKRTIRFISFACEEAPYMSLDSMGSQYHAREAKKRGEQIAMLCLEMVGYFRDEPNSQQVPASIPKWLHPLFPKRGNFLAAIGNLNSWQLSWAFRRGFKKATKLGLFSLCLPESIEEIRRSDNSSFWDQGYPALMLTDTSFLRNPNYHQPSDTADTLDYHAMTEVTLGVTSSVKRLGN encoded by the coding sequence ATGGCTTTCGACAAAAATTCGATTCATGCCCAACTTCGCCAGCATGTCGATTGCCTGGCCACCGAGATCGGCCCACGAATCCTTGCGAAACCAGATACCATTGAGGCAACTTCTTCCTATCTAATTTCCCAGTGGCACAAGATGGGCTACGAGGTCCGAGAAGAAACGTACGAATCTTCAGACGGGCCGGCAACGAATCTCATCGTAGAAATTGAAGGCACCCAAGCAACAAACGAGGTGATCGTACTCGGAGCCCACTACGACACCATCGCCACGACTCCAGGGGCCGACGACAACGCATCGGCGGTTGCGGTTCTCTTGGAAACCAGCCGACTTCTCAGAGGGCTTCGACCGAAGCGGACAATTCGCTTTATTTCGTTTGCCTGCGAAGAAGCTCCCTACATGAGTCTCGACAGTATGGGAAGCCAATACCATGCTCGCGAAGCAAAGAAGCGTGGCGAACAAATTGCAATGCTCTGCCTAGAGATGGTCGGTTACTTCCGCGACGAACCGAACTCACAACAAGTCCCAGCTTCAATCCCAAAGTGGCTGCATCCACTCTTCCCGAAACGAGGCAACTTCCTCGCTGCCATCGGGAACCTGAACTCCTGGCAATTGTCTTGGGCTTTTCGCCGAGGCTTTAAGAAGGCGACCAAGCTAGGACTGTTTTCCTTATGCTTGCCTGAGTCGATTGAAGAGATACGACGCAGTGATAACAGTTCGTTCTGGGATCAAGGATACCCCGCGTTGATGCTGACAGACACAAGCTTCTTGCGGAATCCAAACTATCATCAACCGAGTGATACAGCAGACACGCTGGACTACCACGCCATGACGGAAGTTACTCTTGGTGTAACCTCTTCGGTAAAACGCCTTGGCAACTAA
- a CDS encoding SulP family inorganic anion transporter, producing the protein MQKPESWRQQWFGNIPKDLLAGLVVALALIPEAIAFSIIAGVDPKVGLYASFCIATVSAFVGGRPGMISAATGAMALVMVTLVKEHGLQYLLAATILTGILQIAAGYLKLGVLMRFVSKSVITGFVNALAILIFMAQLPELINVPWIVYPMVAAGLAIIYLFPYLTKAVPSPLIAICALTAVSVTFGFNINTVGDMGQLPDSLPVFLLPEIPLTFETLQIIFPVSVTLAVVGLLESLMTASIVDEMTDTQSNKNQECIGQGCSNIVAGFLGGMAGCAMIGQSVINVKSGGRGRLSTLCAGVFLLILIVFLGEYVSMIPMAALVAVMIMVSIGTFKWESLTNLVFHPKSSSVVMVSTVVVVVVTHDLAQGVLVGVLMSGFFFAHKVQQILEVEGELHECKTGKTYNVSGQVFFASADRFVNSFDYQEELDRVHIDVTDAHFWDITAIGALDKVIVKYRQKEVEVELIGLNTASAHMVDRFAIHDKPDAVKQLAGH; encoded by the coding sequence ATGCAGAAACCAGAATCCTGGCGTCAACAATGGTTTGGCAATATTCCTAAAGACCTTCTCGCGGGTCTCGTTGTCGCGCTGGCTTTGATTCCTGAAGCGATTGCTTTCTCGATCATTGCTGGCGTCGATCCCAAAGTTGGATTGTACGCTTCGTTTTGTATTGCCACCGTTTCCGCTTTCGTTGGCGGCCGCCCCGGCATGATCTCGGCCGCAACCGGGGCAATGGCGTTGGTGATGGTGACGTTGGTGAAAGAGCATGGCCTGCAGTATTTGCTTGCCGCGACCATTCTGACAGGCATCCTGCAGATCGCTGCTGGGTACTTAAAGCTCGGTGTGCTGATGCGTTTCGTCTCGAAGTCGGTAATCACCGGGTTTGTGAATGCATTGGCAATTCTGATCTTCATGGCACAGCTACCAGAGCTGATTAACGTGCCATGGATCGTCTATCCGATGGTGGCCGCAGGTTTGGCAATCATTTACTTGTTCCCCTATCTGACCAAAGCAGTTCCATCACCTCTGATTGCCATCTGTGCTTTGACCGCCGTTTCGGTCACGTTTGGTTTTAACATCAATACCGTGGGCGACATGGGGCAGTTGCCAGACAGCTTGCCAGTGTTTCTGCTCCCTGAGATTCCGCTGACGTTTGAAACGTTGCAAATCATCTTCCCCGTTTCGGTGACATTGGCAGTCGTTGGTTTGCTGGAATCGTTGATGACCGCCTCGATCGTCGACGAAATGACCGACACACAAAGCAATAAGAACCAAGAGTGCATCGGCCAAGGTTGCTCGAACATTGTGGCTGGTTTCCTCGGCGGTATGGCTGGCTGTGCGATGATCGGTCAGTCGGTCATCAATGTGAAGTCGGGCGGACGTGGAAGACTTTCGACGCTGTGTGCCGGGGTGTTCCTGCTGATTCTGATTGTCTTTCTAGGCGAGTATGTTTCGATGATTCCTATGGCCGCATTGGTCGCGGTGATGATCATGGTTTCGATCGGGACGTTCAAATGGGAATCGCTTACGAATCTCGTGTTTCATCCTAAGAGCTCCAGCGTGGTGATGGTCAGTACTGTCGTGGTCGTGGTCGTGACACACGACTTGGCTCAGGGAGTGCTCGTTGGCGTGCTGATGTCCGGCTTCTTCTTCGCTCACAAAGTGCAGCAGATTTTGGAAGTCGAAGGCGAACTACACGAATGTAAAACGGGCAAGACGTACAACGTCAGCGGCCAAGTCTTCTTTGCCTCGGCCGATCGTTTCGTCAATTCGTTCGATTACCAGGAAGAACTCGATCGCGTGCACATCGATGTGACCGATGCACATTTCTGGGACATCACTGCGATTGGTGCGCTGGACAAAGTGATCGTGAAGTATCGACAGAAAGAGGTTGAAGTCGAGCTCATCGGGCTTAACACAGCGAGCGCTCACATGGTGGACCGCTTCGCTATTCACGATAAGCCCGATGCAGTGAAGCAGCTGGCTGGGCATTAA
- a CDS encoding serine hydrolase: MNRLYFFRVVVSLVILYALSGFSSAEEFKHQEKLQATVETILKDNAIPGAVVLVRQGDKQWLKAFGVADLKTQKPMQADMSFRVGSNTKTMTGTVILQLVQEGKLKLDDKVSKYFENVPQGDQVTIADLLDMRSGIATYSELKSFNRILDQHPEKSFTPEELIQMGIEQKAMFKPGSEYFYSNTNFVMLGVLIERFTNMPLEEAFEERIFKPLNMTRTLLPAKDDTTLPKPYAHGYLFGSNENPELSKAEQKEALAGKLLPTDVTYANPSWAWAAGGAISNAEDLATYVEALVGGNLLDKSLQQERLKSIQPNNPSDPQTAGYGLAIAKLGPMLGHDGSLPGYQSFMGYDPETDTTLIVWTNLQETPGGEAAANIIARQLLGVMMAAN; the protein is encoded by the coding sequence ATGAATCGTCTCTATTTTTTCCGCGTGGTTGTTAGTTTGGTGATTCTTTACGCCCTGTCTGGTTTCAGCTCGGCGGAAGAATTCAAGCACCAGGAAAAGCTTCAGGCGACCGTCGAAACGATCTTGAAGGACAACGCCATCCCTGGCGCTGTCGTCTTGGTTCGCCAAGGCGACAAGCAGTGGTTGAAAGCGTTTGGCGTTGCAGATCTGAAAACCCAGAAACCGATGCAAGCGGACATGTCGTTTCGTGTCGGCTCGAATACCAAAACGATGACAGGCACGGTCATCTTGCAGTTGGTGCAAGAAGGCAAGCTGAAGCTGGACGATAAAGTCTCGAAGTATTTCGAGAACGTTCCCCAAGGAGATCAGGTCACCATCGCTGATCTGCTCGACATGCGAAGCGGAATCGCAACTTATAGCGAACTTAAGTCGTTCAACCGTATCTTGGATCAACACCCTGAGAAAAGTTTCACGCCAGAAGAACTGATTCAGATGGGCATCGAGCAGAAAGCCATGTTCAAGCCTGGTAGCGAGTACTTCTACTCCAACACCAACTTTGTCATGTTAGGTGTCTTGATCGAACGCTTCACCAATATGCCACTTGAAGAAGCGTTTGAAGAACGCATCTTCAAGCCGCTTAATATGACGCGGACACTTCTTCCTGCTAAAGACGATACGACGTTGCCGAAGCCATACGCGCACGGATATCTGTTCGGCTCCAATGAAAATCCAGAGCTCTCGAAAGCAGAGCAAAAAGAGGCACTTGCGGGAAAACTGCTGCCGACCGATGTTACGTATGCCAATCCATCGTGGGCATGGGCTGCCGGCGGGGCGATTTCTAACGCAGAAGACTTGGCGACCTACGTCGAAGCGTTGGTCGGAGGCAATTTGCTGGACAAGAGCTTGCAGCAGGAACGTCTCAAGAGCATTCAGCCCAACAACCCAAGCGATCCGCAGACCGCAGGATATGGACTGGCGATCGCGAAGCTGGGGCCTATGCTGGGACATGATGGTTCGTTGCCGGGTTACCAGTCGTTCATGGGATACGATCCAGAGACCGATACGACTTTGATCGTCTGGACCAATCTGCAAGAGACGCCAGGGGGCGAAGCGGCAGCAAACATCATTGCCCGGCAGTTGCTCGGCGTCATGATGGCCGCCAACTAG
- a CDS encoding DUF2306 domain-containing protein: MTTRAKTSRYQKLKLVAAAVVVFLLARVLFSIVAEYVNYFPPNFDAVFLLGREESFRGIYPPAFYVHILTAPIALVIAAYLMISGKRKAHATLHRRLGKVQLFLILALVAPSGFVMAFWAFTGPLAGIGFGLQAIATAVTMIFAAKYAMQRKFAIHQRWASHCFLLLVAPLLFRIFAGILIVTDTETFAAYQLNAWLSWILPMAAYECVRWRKMRRRSTGEAIPSDSQPQEVMS, from the coding sequence GTGACGACACGTGCGAAGACATCACGGTATCAAAAGCTGAAGCTTGTCGCGGCTGCCGTCGTTGTTTTTCTATTGGCACGTGTACTGTTTTCAATCGTCGCCGAATACGTCAACTACTTTCCGCCGAACTTCGACGCGGTGTTTCTGCTGGGGCGCGAGGAGTCGTTTCGGGGAATCTACCCGCCGGCTTTCTACGTCCACATTCTTACCGCTCCGATTGCTTTAGTGATTGCGGCCTATTTGATGATCAGTGGTAAACGGAAGGCACATGCGACGCTGCATCGTCGTTTGGGAAAAGTTCAGCTCTTTCTGATCCTGGCGTTGGTCGCCCCCAGTGGATTTGTGATGGCTTTCTGGGCATTTACTGGGCCGTTGGCAGGTATTGGATTCGGATTGCAGGCCATTGCCACTGCGGTGACGATGATCTTTGCCGCGAAGTACGCGATGCAGCGGAAGTTTGCTATTCATCAACGCTGGGCATCCCATTGTTTCCTGTTGTTAGTCGCTCCCCTGCTCTTTCGCATTTTCGCCGGCATCTTGATCGTTACCGATACCGAGACGTTTGCCGCCTACCAACTGAACGCTTGGCTCAGTTGGATTTTGCCAATGGCCGCTTATGAATGCGTTCGCTGGAGAAAGATGCGACGACGCTCTACCGGCGAAGCGATCCCCAGCGATTCTCAGCCCCAAGAGGTTATGTCATGA
- a CDS encoding DUF1559 domain-containing protein: MNDVETPRDGFTLKELFVVIFIIAALLFCLIPFGRRCAREAARRMQCNNNLKQLGLALHNYHDTLGRFPMSTGGTGLGGNESRRSGLVVLLPFIEESSLYDQIMDPTGFEGFSPGGPAPWETLYTPWQTRIDTYICPSAPSTETDFQPTNYAFCIGDVSQNIHDLPKLRGAFAPGKFSQFKDITDGTSNTIAMAEMGTKWNRQLMGQYAIELPPNVLSDPAIAFRTTDSAREHYLSKVELHPLGRGYNWADGGAGPQLVNTILPPNSPSCAVGGEEAVDGIYSAGSYHPGGCHVLMCDGSVRFISEEIDAGNPSASPPSPDALAAAPSENEDEPTATAVPSPFGVWGALGTSNGREVIPADAL, from the coding sequence ATGAACGACGTCGAAACGCCCCGCGATGGATTTACGCTGAAAGAGCTGTTCGTTGTCATTTTTATCATTGCGGCGCTGCTATTTTGTTTGATCCCGTTCGGGCGGCGTTGTGCCAGGGAAGCCGCGCGGCGGATGCAGTGCAATAACAACCTGAAACAGTTGGGACTTGCGCTGCATAACTACCACGACACCTTGGGACGTTTCCCCATGTCGACAGGTGGAACCGGATTGGGTGGCAATGAAAGTCGCCGGAGCGGTTTGGTGGTGTTGCTTCCCTTCATCGAGGAAAGCAGTCTTTACGATCAGATTATGGATCCTACGGGCTTCGAGGGCTTCTCGCCTGGGGGACCAGCCCCCTGGGAAACGCTGTATACGCCGTGGCAGACACGCATCGACACATACATTTGTCCTTCCGCCCCTTCGACAGAAACAGATTTTCAGCCCACCAATTATGCGTTTTGTATTGGAGATGTTTCCCAGAACATCCACGACTTGCCGAAGCTGCGGGGAGCTTTCGCTCCTGGGAAGTTTAGTCAATTTAAGGACATAACCGATGGCACTTCCAATACGATTGCCATGGCGGAAATGGGAACGAAGTGGAATCGTCAACTTATGGGGCAGTACGCCATTGAACTTCCACCGAACGTTCTTTCTGATCCAGCGATCGCATTTAGGACGACCGACTCCGCGAGAGAGCATTATTTGAGCAAAGTCGAATTGCATCCATTGGGACGCGGCTACAACTGGGCCGATGGCGGAGCAGGTCCGCAGTTGGTCAACACCATTCTACCACCCAACAGCCCCAGCTGCGCTGTCGGTGGGGAGGAAGCGGTCGACGGAATCTACTCAGCCGGAAGCTATCACCCCGGGGGCTGCCACGTATTGATGTGCGACGGCAGCGTGCGGTTCATCTCGGAGGAAATCGATGCCGGTAACCCTTCCGCATCACCTCCTTCACCAGATGCCCTTGCTGCGGCACCATCAGAAAATGAAGACGAGCCGACGGCCACTGCCGTGCCCAGTCCCTTTGGCGTCTGGGGAGCATTAGGGACTTCTAATGGACGTGAGGTGATACCGGCCGATGCATTGTAA